Within the Sarcophilus harrisii chromosome 2, mSarHar1.11, whole genome shotgun sequence genome, the region GAATCCCAGGGTGTGAGAGACGAAAATTTCTCTTGAAGAGAGATTATACTTTAAGACATAACATATGTgaggaatttatttttcctctattcaAATAAGGTAGTATATGTAATATACTCCATGAaccttaaagccctatataaattattatatcattgttattattctgAGAACTGAGACCTCACTTGACCTATGCTGGGCCATCAGTAGATCTGGAGGTTACACTGAATCAAAACTCCTTCATTGAAATTATAGCTCTATCCCCTTCTAGAGAATCAACACTTCAttcttctgggcctcagtttccttatctgttgaATTAGAAGTTGTATTAGatgattttcaaagttctttccttATTCCTAGGATTAGATGTCAGTCCCTCGGTTGGATCTCCATTTTCAGTCAAtaagtcttgtccaactctttgtgactttgtgGTCCAGTatccatagggttttcttggcaaagatgttggaacAATTTGTCATTCCCTTTTTCAATGAATTAAGGAAAATAGAGGGAAAGTGATTTGCTTAcagtcactcagctaggaagtgtctgagatcttcTTTGAGTCCAGAgccaggactctatccattgagtcatcCAGCTACCTTTGGGAACCGTCAAACCTCTGATTAAATAATATGATAGGTACAGCCATTCTATAAAGCAACTTGGAATAATACCTCAAATATCACTTAACTGTTCATTCTATCTGACCCATAAATACCTCTATTGTAATATTAATTGTAAATGTAATGTAATTGTAAATACCTCAGTGTAAAGGGTAAAAAATACCCTTTTGGGTAACatacccaaagagatcaaagagaggaaaaggaaccataagtaaaaaaaaaaaaaaataataactatagctGTTCTTATTGTAGAGCAAAGAAGTGGAAACCACTTCTGGGTaacagctgaacaaattataatacatacataatacagtGAAATAAGAAACGATAAAaagttttagagaaacctgggaagacttgtataaagTAATacagagggaaatgagcagaaccaggaagacaatTTATACAATTAACAACACTGTAAaagcaaacaactttgaaagacttaagaattctaatcAACTAACCGTGATTCCAGAAAACTTACGATCTATCATACCCACATGATGTAGTGGATGTAGCGCAGGGGCTAGAATCAgcaagacaagttcaaatctggcctcagacacttcctgagtgtgtgatcctaggcaagtgactcaagtttcctcatctgcaaaatgagccagagtaggaaatggcaaacaagtCCAGTATCTCTACCTAGAAAACCCCAGAATGGGGTCAAGAAAAGCCAGACACCTTTGAACAACATGATAAGCATCCTCTGACAAAGAATTGATAGATACAGAATGAGACCTATATTGTTAAACATAGACGATGTAGGAGTTAGTTTTGCTTatactatgtatatttattacaaaggttttattttctttctttttaaatggggAGAAGGTAAgaaataggaaggagagaaaaatacattttgttaattaaaattttaatttaattttaaaaataaacattatggTGCTTTCAACAGCTTATCCTTCTATCTCACAGCCAAACCCTTGTTTACTCTGCTCCTGTTGTGGGTTCTAGatgaaagggaaacaaaaatacTCCCCAGGGCCTGGTCTGGGTAGGTCTCCTGAGGCCTGGGTCTGGCAGTCGTTCTCCCAGTTCTGGCACCCTATTCTCCTCCTACATGCATCCAGTTCTGGGTTGGTGCCCATAGCCACGACCACTCCTGGAATGGCAGCGTAGGTTTCTGGGGCCTCAGTCCCAGACCTTGGTGCCTGCAGGTAGAACAGGTGACAGAGTGGCGGGTACCTCAATGACACTACTGTTCAGTTCCCAGTTCCCACACCCTGCTTCTGGAAGTTGCTGCCCCCTTTCCTGGGCTGGGACATCCACAGCATCCTGCCCACAGAGAAGGAGCCAGCAGGAGCAAGGAATGGCATAGCATAGATACCTGCCCTGTCCCACCTTTGGgattttcctcacaatttccaCTCATGGTGACAGGAAAACTGCCTCCACCTATTTCTGTTCCTCAGTCGTTGGTCTGTTTCCTGCCCCCcaccacaataataataataataatagctaacatttatatagtgatttaagggTAGCAAAGTGTTTTGCACTCTATCTCTGTTGATCCTCATAACTTTCCAGCACTTTATCTACCATGTGCTTCTTACTGACTTTCCTTTGACTGCTAAGATCCAGATAAAACCGAAGCAGGAGAAACCAGAACTGCTAGCCCCCATCTAACTTATAGTTTCTTACATCTGACATCCCATTATCTTTATTTGACTACAAAAACCTCTTCCCAAATCCCCTAAACACAAAATTTCATATTTGGAAAAGAACAAGAAACTTCATCTAATCTAACCTTTGTGTGAATCACGTGAATCATGTTGTGTAGCATGAACAGCTACCAGGGACTCAGGACCATCAATGAAGCCTAATCCGTTTGGGAACAGaatttttcttcagtcatttcagttgtgactGACTCTTCGTGActctatctggggttttcttggcaaagatacaggagtaatttaccttttccttcttcagctcattttgcagatgaggaaacagagaaaaacagggttaaatgactagtcattacacagctagaaagtgtctgaggccagatttgaatccaggaagattagtcttcttgactccaggtgtggagctctatccactgtgagaTCTAGCTGTATCAAGAGATAGATTTAATTGTCAAGAAATTGGTTCCCTAAATTGAATCAATACCTGATGAAGCACAGAATTGTAAATTCACAATAAAACACAGCACAAGATAAAGTTTAAAGATGATTCAAGAGTACAATTGGAATTTTGAGAAAAGTTAGAAACAAATAAATGGCAGAATTTATGGCTTTTACATAAGAAAtcattagcaaaataaaaaaaaaaaaaaaagaaagaaattggtcCTTTTCAGACAATTCCAATAGCTTTGgggtggagagagccatcagcatccagaaagaagactgttgggactaaatgtggatcataacagtttttttcaccttttttgttgttgtttgcttatttttttttccttctcattttttttctttttgatatgattttttcttgtgcagaatgataaatatggaaatatatttaaaagaattgtacatggaTTCTTTTATTCATGAATCCAgaattatattggattacttgctgtttaaggggaggtggggggagggagggagaaaattttggaacacagggttttacaaagatgatggtgaaaactatctttgcattgttttgaaaataaaaaactactatttaaaaaataaatttatttttaaaaaaaggaattggttCTTATATTAAGtatgattttttcctctttatctttccttACACTCTCCTTGGACCTGAATATGGGTGCTGGTTCTATCATCCAGGTCcaagtaaaaaaaagctttacCACCCTTCTCTAGCAAGTGTTTGATTTAATGCCTTTCTCTTCAATACTGTTCTAATAGTTGAAGGTAATCAGGATGTTCCCCCACCTTATTCCCCAGCATTTACTTCTCCAGGATAAACACAAGATCATAGAGTTAGAGCCTTAAAAGACTTTTAGAGtttaacttctcattttacagatatggaaactgaagctcaaaagaaaagaaggaaatatgtaAAGCACTATTAAATCCTGggcagtgtgctaagtgctttatctcatttgattctcacaacaatcctgggaagtaaatgcttttattatgcccattttacaattaaagaaactgaggcaaacagaatttaagtgacttacccaggatgaCAATAGCTAACATGtttgaaacagaatttgaattcagatatctccAAGTCTGATGCCCTATCTAAACATGCTAGGCTACCTTTCCAGGTTCTCCAAATGAAAGTCACAGAAAGTGGTTTCAAATCCCCTCACCACTCAGATCAGGGCATCTAGgaggtgcagtagatagaatgctgaatctggagtcataaaggcctgagtacaaatctggactcaacacttcctagctgtgtgatcctgggcaaatcacttaaccctgaccctgtttgcctcaatttcctcatctgtaaaatgagccagaaaagaaaatggtaaaccattccagtacctttgccaagaaaaccccaaataaagtcattatgagtcagacatgactgaacaacaaggtGCAAAAGACTGACAACAGCTTCCCAGATTTCTCCATCCAATAGTATTTGCATGTGCAAAGTCATCAAGACCTTAAGTTAAACTAAGGGACTGAAAGGGTTCAAATTTGAgagtacctcagtttccttaccatAAAACTGGAAGCCTGTGAGGTCCATTTCAGCCCTGGCTctatgttattcagtcatttcagtcttgtctggagtctttgtgatcccatttgggattttcttggcaaagatactggagtgcccagggtcacacagctaatgtctgagatcggatttaaactcaggaagaagaatcttcctgagtATAGGCTGGGCACTCGGCCACTGAACTGCCCTTGGGATTTGCTCTAGGAGGAGATTATGTGTCTAGGTGAAGGAATTAGTACAAAGTCCTTTAGACCCCATCCAGGTGGGTGGCGTGGGAGAGTACAGATTCAGCATTTACAGAATCTTGGAGAGTTAGGAGGAGCAGGAAGAGCCATTGAATTCATCCCCcttcttttaaagatgaaaaaactgagtcacAGATAGTTATAGAATTTACTCAAGATCTGTAGCAATGGCAGAATTTGATTCCAACTCTTCCTAATATAAGACAGTTAGGGTCTTTGGGGGGCTGGTGAAGTTGAGGGGAGTTAACCTCTTAAAGAATATGCCCCTTGACTGAgcagtattagttcatgtagcTCCTTCCCAACCACAAAGCCTACAATATCCCAGCTGTTCCTGGCGGCTGGCTGGCATGACTCCAGGGCTGAGGTGTCATTGTGTTGTTAGCCAGCAGCCTGGCAGATTTCCTCCACTACTTGGCTGTGTATGAGACAatggaggaggggatggagatTTGGAGCAGAGCTGGACAATCAAGCCATCTTTAGCTAACAATAAGAATGGACAGAAGTTCAGGAAAGTTACATACTCCTCAAAAACCTCCCCTATAGTAATACCTCAATCTTATACGGTAGTCCTCTCTATTCacattcttccctttcccccaacatCCCTTCCTGTTTATGTCAGGTGAAAGGACCTGTTACCTGAGCAGCAGTAACAGGGTAGGGTCCAGGACAAATAGAAAAGTCTGGAGGCAATTAGACTAAATGTCTCCTCAGGGAAGGAACCCTATCTGATACagtcttttttaatctcttcctgcTCCAGGGAAACAAGATCACCGCAGAGGTATTCCCTTAATCTAGGAGTTCCATATTCTAAAGAAATTCACTCTTTTAGATTAGATAAAAAATCTGTTTGAATgcagagaaaattaaattttattttagtacCTCTGCCACTCTATATTCAGTAATTACCACAGCAGTGACTTAACAATGAAAGGGATTATTTTcctaccaaaaaagaaagaaaatcacttttaCTCTCAAACTCTCCCTAGAACCCAGATGAGGAGAGTGAGTGACCTGATCTTGCTTATCTAatcacttcttcctttctccaatccaTTTCCTCCCTTTGCCTGAATATTGTTGGGTTCTCCAAGAGTGTCCTTCTTGTCTCCCTCATGCCACACAGCCACTCTATTAACCAGATCTTGTTATTTCTAACTTCTCTGAACTATCTCTCCCTTTTCACCTGGATCATTCCAACAGGTCTTTCTATAATAAACCTCTCCACCCTCCAATCCAACCTTGGTGTAGACCAAActgccaaggtgatttttctaaTATACAGATCTATATCCCACCCCTGCTCAAGGagttccagtggctccctattagctcctgaatcaaatataaatcttttatttgtcatctaaagctctttataacctggCTTCTTCCTGGTTTCTCACACTTTGCTACCCTATACATACTCTTATACAAAGCTTCCATTCCTCTGTAATGCCCAAATGTTCTCCATGCCCAGAATGTTCTACTCCTTTGCATCTGCCTCCTAGTGTCCCTGCCTTCCTTTCTGTTATTCAGTCACTATGATTCTTTATTACCtcagttttgggttttgttttttttttttgaaactaaaGTAGCTGGCTATTTCTGTcttcagtccattttacagatgaggaaaccgtggcaatcaaggttaagtgacttacccagagtcacacatctgaTATTCAATGTCTAAGGCTGcttttgaactcagaatttcctgactccaggcctggcactctcatcaactgcaccacttagctgccccatataAATCTTGTACCTAGCTATATGTTACACTTAAGTGTtatctcctctattagaatgtaagttttttgagaacagggatttAGGTGTATTcgtttttttgctttcttttatctctaaaaGGGCTTAGTTTAGTACTTGATACATTGTAATcacctaataaatacttacttATTGACTGcctgagaaaagaggaagaaagaaaagaaacacttcCCTCCTGTAGTTAGGACAAGCTTGGAAGCAAAACCTGTGCTCAGCCTCCCACCTTCACATGGCCAGATTGTTAAGCCTGTTTGCTTCCATGACATAAACAGCTCCCGCTGCACCACCAACTGCCCAGTCCAGCCCACCCAGATGGAAGAACTCTCCATGCCAGCTGCAGGGAGTGATACTCTTTTACAGGAAGAGAGGCTAGATGGATGGTCTTAAGGCTGTCAGAACCTCACAAGCAGGAAGCACTCCTCGGGCCAgatcttccaaatatctccagatTCCATCAAGAGTCAAGGACAGCACTTGCCTGTGAAGAGCTCTGAGTAACCCAGGGTCCCTATTCCCTATCCTGACCGTAGATCGCTACATACATTCCCTCCTAACCTCTTTAGTTaaaggaatatttcttttttcaaatctcaggcaATACTCTGAGGGAGTTCTGAGCTGCCCCCACAATCCCAGTCACAAGGaacaggaaaagggagggaatcAAGCCTCCAGAGAGTAGGATGCAGCCAGGGCAGTAAAAAACAGCCTAATCACTAACTTGCTTTAGAAGCAAGTAACAGGCAGAGATTTTTGAAggaatggggtgggggtgggggtggggagagataaGGAGAAATGTATATTTGGTAtatacagtagatagagcctCCTTTTGAGCTTGGTGAGATAAAGATACTAGCACAGGCCTGAGAATCTGAACTACAGGTATGGAAAGAGACAGTCTCAGCATTCCTGAAAGTCACCAGTGGATCTTCCATTTAACTTGGGCCCAGAAGACATTTAACTTTGGCTTGGGAGGCAAAGGGATTCAGAAAGTtcctattcattctttctttgactTGGTGACAGCTCTTTAAGGAGGTTAAGGAAAATATACTTCAAGAATGATGGGAAGGACAGGGTAGTATACTTCTGGGTATATAAGGACTTCTCTACACTTATTTTTACTGAGtaccaaataacaataaaatagaacCAGAAATCAAtgaccctccctccccccaaatctGGGTCTTAACCTCCAGATTCTATCTTAACTGATGAAATGTCTCTGGTCCATCACCTCACagctaaagaagagaaagtatcCAAATGGAACTGTTGGCAACTCTTTGGGTGGCTGTGGTACTAGGGAAAGAACACAGCAGCCAAAAGACTTAGGGGGTGAATTCAGTTCTGTTGTTTAGTAGCGGTGTGGCCTTGGGCCTAACTAAACCCAATTAAACCTCATTTCAcacctataaaataagggtaATAATAGCTGCATTGCTTATctcatgaaaattaaatgaactaATGAATGTAAACCTCTTTGTAAATTAAGTGGGGTCATATGAGCACCGATTATTATTATTCTGCTAGATCTTATTCTTATCCCTAGATTTGCACCCTAAAATTGATTGGAGATAGTGAACTGAATTTTTCTCAGCTAAAAAGGTATGAACCATTTATAGGACACATACAAGCAGTACAACAAGCAGTAGAAGTGGGTGCAGGAATTCACTGATCCCTTTTCCATTCCTGCCCCATTGCCTcacttctctccccctcccccaccttgaCCAAGACCCTAGGAAGAAATCCTTAGAGAAAGGGTTGTGTCTATTCTGCTACCAGGAATTGGACTGAACTGCCCCTGAGGTAGGCCAAGTAATTCCAGAGAATGGACATTCCTATCTGGCTGTTATCATCATCTGAAGGGAGGAAATTCAGAGACCTGAAATAGGGTATGTATTAGAAGCAAAGGGGTTGGGTGTGGGGGAAAGAAGAGCTATTCCATGAATGAAATGATCCAGATGATAGCCAAAACAGGGCTCACTTTCTTCTTCCCAGTTTTTAGAACCAGTGTCTACTTCTTCTCCCCTTCATATATCATCTAACAATTGCAAACCTTTGGAAATTAGACAAAGACTATTGATGATTCTGGAGAATAGTCTCCTAGAAGTGCCTACCCCCACCCCAAGCCTTTTGGTTCCAAGAGCTAATGGTTAAGGAAGTGTAACTATGCCCCATAGTGGAaactaagagagagaaaaaaagctttCTATTCAAATCCCGAGAAATCTTTCTTATCCAGAAACTAACCAGCACACTTATCTCTTCTGAAATCATCAACACCAGGGATGTGATGGATTCAGACAGCAACTTTGCTCtcaattcaaataataaaacatatccCTCCTGCTGAAATACAAGGAAAAAGCTTCAGGGAGTATACTGAACCAAGGAAGGATGacaaagggggagagagaggaatgaGCAATGGGGAACTGACACAAACACTGGGACAATCCGGGCTGAATCTCAGTAGTTAACTTTCTGACTGGGAGGGGCCAGACTAGAATTGTTTGCAAGAGATGGATTCTCAACTAGAGGAGGTGAGGATGCTATTTAGAGGACAGGACCACCTTGGCCCTTGGAAAAAGTGAACCTCCTTGCCCCCTTTTTCCCCACCCAAATACCTGGTTTTCCACGAAACAAATCTCGGCTTCTTTGCTCCCTGTGCTGCCCCTCCAGGTCTACCGCACCTACCCCTCagaattaatcaaaagaaaatcGACTTCACTTTCTCTGCTTCAACTGTAAGCAAGGTGAAGAGAATCACAACAGGAGGTGAAAAAAAATGGGCACAGATTCTCAGCCCGACCTCTGCAACAGGTCCCAAGATTTGGCACTTCCTATGGCCCttgagaaagacaaagaataggGCGCAGGGGGTGAAGCTGACCAGGCACGGGTCTCAGGATAAGGCTTGGACAGTTGGTCACCACGACAAGGTATCCCCTGCATATTGCACCTCTTTTTTTACTGCCTACTAATGCGCTTTCCTTTTTCACTCAAGCAGTTCAAAGCCTCAGTTATAGCTTAAGTGCCAAAGTGAGAAGCTTTATTCATgccttaacctttttttttctcctactgaCGGAACCATTACCTGGTGGGGGGTAGAAGGAGGGGGGAGGTAGAATCTctcaaagagaggaaggaaatgcTCCAGGGCTTTGTGCTGTTTCTGACCTGGGCTAGGGGGTAGGTGGGTGGGTGACcacaatgtgtgtgtatgtgcatgtgtgttttgGGGAATGGGGGGGCAGGGAAACAACAGCTGTGACGTTGCTGCTTCGAAGGCACAGAGAAGGTACAACTAACTGGGTTTCGGGCACTCTGGTCCGTTAGAAAAGGCTTGCTTCAGGGGCAGAGATGCACAGAGAGCAGAAAAAGAGGGCTTTAGAAAGGCGGGCCTGGAGCTGACTGCTGTAGCCCAGGAGTGGGGAGAGTTGAGGATTCTGGTCCCAGATTAGTAAACTAAAACCCAGAACAAAGCTTGGAGCCCCGGGGGCAGCCCTGGGGGCCAGGTACAAAGCTCCTCTTTTTTGGGCCAGCAATGACACGAGGGATCCGGAGGCCACCTTTGTCCCGAACACATTAAACGGAccttttctctccccaccttCCCCCACTCCAGTCCCCCCCACCTCGCCGTTGGAGCCTCCCTCGGATCCCAGCACTTACCCTGTCCCCGCCAGCCGGGAGTCGCTCCTCAGCCGGAGGCGCAGGGGGTCCGGGGGTCTCGACCCGGATCAGGCGGTGTGGGGGCGAGCCGTGGCGCGGAGGTGGCGCGGGGCCGGGGGTTACTGGGGCCGCAGGGGTGGCGGGGCCCGACGGCCCCCCAGAGTAGGGGTCTTCGAAGTCGCGCTCACGCTGCAGTCGGTAGGCGGCCAGGATGTCGGGAGGAGGCGCGGGGGGCGAGGCTGGAGCGGGCGCTGGGGGCCGGTAGTCGGGCTCGGGAGGTGCGGGTTTGGTACCCCCGCCACCGCCGCTCCCCCCGCGGAAGCCCAGGTGCTCTCGGAGCCACTTGGCCACACCCCCGCCCCCACCGCCGCCGCTCCCCCCGGGGCCGGCTCCGGCGCCCCCACCGCCCCGGCGGGCTCCCCCCGGGCCGCTCCCCGCGCCCCCCTGCGCTCCCCGCGGCCCGGGGCCCGAGCCCGCGGGAGGAGCTCCGCTCAGTAACATGGGGCCGGCCAGACTGAGgcgaggggggagaggggagcgCCGAGAGGGGAGGGGGTGCTATGGGGCGGAGAGAGAAGCGGGAGGCGGAGCTCTTCTCGGTAACACCAGGTtggcgggggagggggcggggagagggGGCGGGGTGGGGCTCTGCTCAATAGCCAGGGGCCGAACTCTGCTCTTAGGAGGCGGGGAAAGGGGGGCGCCAGTCTTGGACTAGGAAGCAGAGAGAGGGGAATCCTGCTCCTGTAACAGAATCTTTTTGCGGGGGATAAGTCCTCCCGGTACTACAGCGCTCGTGCTTCAGAGTCATAAGCTGCCCTCAACACTCTCATCACATCCCTCCCATCCCTCACTGAGCATCTGGAAGGTTCAGGTCGCACAGTCCAACCAATCTCCTGGGCTCAGTAGATCCCTCCAGCCTGATTCTACCAGCCCAATGTCGGAAACACGTCCAAAGAGGAATTGGGGAGAAGCGAAGGCGGCGACACTAAGAAGAATATTCCTTTCCTCATATTTTCCTCTGTTACAGTCTTATCTGCTATTATTTTTGGAACCCTACTCTCACATGCCCCCTCCACAAAACATACCAAACCAACACAGCTCATATCACATACATATCCCGGGTACACCCACGTATACGCTGCTCACATCTCATTCTCAGATATACATCCTACACTTTCATGGCACACATTGACACCACACAGACAGGTACACGAACAGACCTTTCGCATGCAAACACGTGGGATGCTTATGCTTACACCAGCACACGCACAAATTCCCTTTAAATAATATTCCAGTCTTCACTGTCAATCAGATCACTGACAGACCGAAACAGACAAGTCAATAAATCAAGTCTAGAAGCGTTTCTAAGCCTGTCTATCATAAAGCCCCTTATCCACCGGGGACTCTGAATACTATACAGTCAAAATATAGATTATTTCCCAGTTATAGAAATAAAGTTTCTCCTTTAAAGGTGTTTGATTAGTGTTTATTCAATGTTCCCAGTTGCTTATTGAAACTGTGCTTCTGTCGGAGAAACAGATTGCTACATCCTCCTTCCCTAACTAAACACCTAAATATCCACCACCACCTTTTCTTCCCCTGCCCTTTAGAAGTGAAAACCCCAGTATCGGAGTTAAGGATTACAGAAGTGAGAGATGTTAAATGAGGGAAGTgctgggagagagaagaagggtgCCAGGGGAATAAGGGACCCCAGAGGTAATTATTCAGACGGAGAACAGAAGAATGGAGTAATGGCAAATCTAAAATTCCTGTACTAGGATTCCCAAGATCCCTTTGACCCAGAGGAGTCTGGCAACTTTCTTTGGTACACAATTGCTAAATCCTATTTTGGTCACTTGCTTTTACCTTTTTACCCTTTCTGAAGGTATTCTGAAGCAGCTTGCCAAGGGTCACAGCAAGTGCTTAAGGCTAAATTCGAACTTGGATCAACTGGACTTAAAAGTCTAACACTTTCACTAGTGAGTACCTAACTGCCCCAGTCAGCTGACCAGCATTACTCAGGCTTTGTGCAATAGAGAcaaaacttgaattcaggtcttctaaattctgaaaatcctcctccctttccccaatcattatttccttttaaacaaCAACACACAAACCAAAGGTATTTTGGGTTCCTGTAATAAGGAGGTAACAGTACCATTGTATTCTGCTCTAGTCAGACCATATCTGCAGTACTGTGTTCAATTGTGACTACCACATTTTGGAAGGACCGGGATCAACTGGATTTGATCCAGAGGAGACAATTGGGATGAGAAAGTCATTCAACTTGTTACTGCCCCAGGCAACGCTCTAAGacaagttttatttgttttgtgatggCATCTCCTCTTTTGTAAATTCCCTAAACACAAATCTTGTACGATATTCATATGGCCCTTTACAAAGtacatctatttattttatttgatcatcacaacaatccaGTGAAGATTGTAGGaatattgttattcccattag harbors:
- the SHF gene encoding SH2 domain-containing adapter protein F isoform X3; the protein is MLLSGAPPAGSGPGPRGAQGGAGSGPGGARRGGGGAGAGPGGSGGGGGGGVAKWLREHLGFRGGSGGGGGTKPAPPEPDYRPPAPAPASPPAPPPDILAAYRLQRERDFEDPYSGGPSGPATPAAPVTPGPAPPPRHGSPPHRLIRVETPGPPAPPAEERLPAGGDRLVILEDYADPFDAQETGEGTAVPPGPSEKIPENDGYMEPYEAQKMMAEIRGSKEAAAKPLPLYDTPYEPAEEGLSPEGEGAGRPRESRLPEDDERPPEEYDQPWEWKKERISKAFAEPQACSSGVMKIAEGKDGN